A DNA window from Paenibacillus sp. HWE-109 contains the following coding sequences:
- a CDS encoding AlkZ-related protein has protein sequence MFKTNASTLKIATYEDAIKLVKEIGILPLSSFIPDHPSLDSVTEFKDWHTGLDTDPWLWRDRFPGEGIAVYGRFFAKKPLLISAELFPLVKNLLEDPYSVEERYEDGLLPKASVEIYQAISDQEGIDVKTLRAKTGMKAKESKSEFDRALIELQSSADIVIAGISEKRNADGNKSGWNSTCYMTASHWMELYNHAPNTLPTPEAKNQMRAWIAEKYSEAASLYLRKIFKL, from the coding sequence ATGTTCAAAACGAACGCCAGTACTTTGAAAATTGCAACTTATGAAGATGCCATAAAACTTGTGAAAGAAATTGGGATTCTCCCTCTCTCTTCCTTCATCCCTGATCATCCGTCACTGGATTCCGTGACCGAATTCAAAGATTGGCATACTGGCTTAGACACAGATCCTTGGTTATGGCGGGATCGTTTTCCCGGAGAAGGCATCGCAGTTTATGGCCGTTTTTTTGCTAAGAAGCCTTTATTGATTTCTGCTGAACTTTTCCCTCTGGTCAAAAATTTACTGGAAGATCCGTATTCCGTCGAAGAACGTTATGAAGACGGACTGCTTCCCAAGGCATCTGTCGAAATTTATCAGGCGATCTCCGATCAAGAAGGCATCGATGTTAAAACATTGCGGGCTAAAACAGGCATGAAAGCCAAAGAATCCAAAAGTGAATTCGATCGTGCACTCATCGAACTGCAAAGCTCTGCGGACATTGTCATTGCTGGCATCAGTGAAAAAAGAAATGCTGATGGCAATAAAAGCGGTTGGAACAGCACCTGCTATATGACCGCTTCACATTGGATGGAACTGTATAACCACGCGCCTAATACACTGCCGACTCCGGAAGCCAAGAATCAAATGAGAGCATGGATTGCAGAGAAATACAGTGAAGCTGCTAGTCTTTATTTGCGAAAAATATTTAAGCTTTAA
- a CDS encoding DUF3889 domain-containing protein, with product MFKFSTALLLMGFAWSDDVQACIGESERFLGAEIIAYQEPDPEYAKWSRLAFHEAGKVYTLLDYKYLGRSIVASGVAQQQFRFWVRHHGVEFPLIVSIRYDPISEKVFTIEMAQEKRGNLQIL from the coding sequence ATGTTTAAATTCTCAACCGCCCTTCTGCTTATGGGGTTTGCTTGGAGTGACGATGTGCAGGCATGTATAGGTGAAAGTGAACGATTCCTAGGCGCTGAAATTATTGCGTATCAAGAACCCGACCCTGAATATGCCAAATGGAGCCGTTTAGCGTTTCACGAAGCTGGCAAGGTGTACACCTTGCTTGATTACAAATATTTAGGACGTTCTATCGTGGCCTCTGGGGTAGCCCAGCAGCAGTTCCGATTCTGGGTCAGACATCACGGTGTTGAATTCCCTTTGATTGTCTCCATTCGGTATGATCCGATCTCGGAAAAAGTCTTTACGATTGAAATGGCGCAAGAAAAAAGAGGGAACTTACAGATATTATAG